The following proteins are encoded in a genomic region of Aquifex aeolicus VF5:
- a CDS encoding damage-control phosphatase ARMT1 family protein — MRAHPECIPCLINQGLNAVKKLNLPKEKEMEIATRSLKFLSQFDTFDRSPAYYAYFIQQIVKEISGEEDPFKDLKKLANEKAQELLSKVLKGTPDLKEALKLSAIGNFIDFAIKGVFDLERELQKLLDKDFLIFDYDKFLERLENAKSVFIIGDNAGEIVFDKVLVKTLKGMGKEVVYGVKGKPILNDATLEDAEEVSMTRLCKVIDNGSDKVGTWLEDCKREFVETFYSSDIVISKGQANFETLSSADRDLFFLLVAKCDPIGRETGGKRGELIFKYKPSKD; from the coding sequence ATGAGGGCTCATCCCGAGTGCATTCCCTGTCTTATAAATCAGGGCCTGAACGCCGTAAAGAAGTTAAACCTTCCAAAAGAAAAGGAAATGGAAATAGCAACAAGGAGTTTAAAGTTCCTCTCCCAATTTGACACCTTTGACCGCTCCCCCGCTTACTACGCCTACTTCATCCAGCAAATAGTGAAGGAAATTTCAGGAGAAGAGGACCCATTTAAAGACCTTAAAAAACTTGCAAACGAGAAAGCTCAGGAACTCCTGTCTAAAGTTCTCAAAGGAACACCCGACCTGAAGGAGGCTCTCAAGCTCTCCGCAATCGGAAACTTCATAGACTTCGCCATAAAAGGTGTGTTTGACCTTGAAAGGGAACTCCAAAAACTACTGGACAAAGATTTCCTGATTTTTGATTACGATAAGTTTCTTGAAAGGCTTGAGAACGCCAAAAGTGTTTTCATAATAGGGGACAACGCGGGAGAGATAGTCTTTGACAAGGTCCTCGTAAAAACCTTAAAAGGCATGGGAAAGGAGGTCGTTTACGGAGTAAAGGGAAAACCAATTCTGAACGACGCCACTCTGGAAGACGCGGAAGAAGTATCCATGACACGGCTTTGCAAGGTAATAGACAACGGCTCGGACAAGGTGGGAACGTGGCTTGAAGACTGCAAAAGGGAGTTTGTGGAAACCTTTTACAGTTCTGACATAGTTATAAGCAAGGGACAGGCTAACTTTGAGACCTTGAGCAGTGCGGACAGGGACCTTTTCTTCCTCCTCGTTGCAAAGTGTGACCCCATAGGAAGGGAAACGGGAGGGAAGAGAGGAGAGCTCATATTCAAGTACAAGCCCTCAAAGGATTAA
- the queA gene encoding tRNA preQ1(34) S-adenosylmethionine ribosyltransferase-isomerase QueA has translation MRIEEFDYELPEELIAKYPAVPRHSARLMVLNRKDQSIKHDTFINLPDYLEEGDLLVFNNTKVIPARLYGRKPTGGRVEVVLTDFIKPDEWKALIGGKKIRPGLVIEVAPDFKVEVLEHIEEGKFRVKLLGEEPLKLIDKYGHIPIPPYLKREEEPIDRVYYQTIFAKEKGAVASPTASLHFSEELLEKLKEKGINFAFITLHVSYGTFKPVKVERVEEHRVDPEYVKIPKETVEKIKETKEKGKRVVAVGTTVVRALETKPFEPFEGWTDLYIYPGFKFKVVDAMITNFHLPRSSLLILVSAFAGREFILKAYREAVEKRYRFYSYGDGMLIL, from the coding sequence ATGAGGATTGAAGAATTTGATTACGAACTTCCCGAGGAACTGATAGCTAAATACCCGGCAGTTCCGCGCCACAGTGCAAGGCTTATGGTCCTAAACAGGAAGGATCAGAGCATAAAACACGACACATTTATAAACCTTCCCGACTACCTTGAGGAGGGGGACCTCCTCGTTTTCAACAACACGAAGGTAATACCAGCAAGGCTATACGGGAGAAAGCCTACGGGCGGAAGGGTTGAGGTAGTTCTAACGGATTTTATAAAGCCGGACGAGTGGAAAGCTCTTATCGGAGGAAAGAAGATAAGACCCGGACTCGTGATAGAGGTAGCGCCCGACTTTAAGGTGGAGGTTCTGGAACACATAGAGGAGGGAAAGTTCAGGGTAAAACTTCTGGGAGAAGAACCTTTAAAACTCATAGACAAGTACGGGCACATACCTATCCCTCCTTATCTCAAGAGAGAGGAAGAGCCAATAGACAGGGTTTACTACCAGACTATTTTTGCAAAGGAAAAGGGAGCAGTAGCATCTCCCACCGCTTCCCTGCACTTTTCAGAAGAGCTTCTGGAAAAGCTGAAGGAAAAGGGGATAAACTTTGCTTTCATAACCCTTCACGTTTCTTACGGAACATTCAAGCCCGTGAAGGTGGAAAGGGTTGAAGAACACAGAGTAGACCCCGAATACGTAAAAATCCCAAAAGAAACTGTAGAAAAGATAAAGGAGACCAAGGAAAAGGGTAAAAGAGTTGTAGCTGTGGGAACGACAGTTGTAAGAGCCTTAGAGACGAAACCTTTTGAGCCTTTTGAGGGCTGGACGGACCTCTACATTTATCCGGGCTTTAAGTTCAAAGTCGTTGATGCAATGATTACCAACTTCCACCTTCCCCGCTCTTCCCTCTTAATCCTCGTTTCAGCTTTTGCGGGAAGGGAGTTTATACTTAAGGCTTACAGGGAAGCCGTGGAAAAGAGATACAGGTTTTACAGCTACGGGGACGGGATGTTAATCCTTTGA
- a CDS encoding polyprenyl synthetase family protein yields the protein MEILKAIEDRLVEELNPKVRLVLETGRYIVESGGKRLRPLFTLLVSGMCGGDPSKALPLGVALEYIHVASLLHDDVVDRAKTRRGRESANLVFGNGVAVLTGDYMYAKSLHLFSTYGNMEMIRLVSGVVMDMAEGQVLEISKVGDIISEEEYFQIIDGKTGVLFGACFGVGAMSGECGDWRELYEAGLRLGRAFQLIDDALDYEGDPKVLGKPVGNDLREGKCTYPLISVLDNLDREEVKRVLRGLEDSEKLRKKVVELGGVEKTKERAKEELKVVKEIISKYPENEYKREILKLIDFVVERKA from the coding sequence ATGGAAATCCTGAAGGCTATAGAAGACAGACTCGTAGAAGAGCTAAACCCCAAAGTGAGACTCGTCCTTGAAACGGGCAGGTATATCGTAGAGAGCGGAGGAAAGAGACTCCGTCCCCTCTTTACCTTACTCGTGAGCGGTATGTGCGGAGGGGACCCTTCAAAAGCCCTTCCCCTCGGAGTTGCCCTTGAGTACATACACGTGGCTTCACTTCTGCACGACGACGTGGTTGACAGGGCAAAGACGAGAAGGGGAAGAGAGTCCGCAAACCTCGTGTTCGGGAACGGCGTGGCGGTATTGACGGGTGATTACATGTACGCAAAGTCCCTGCACCTCTTTTCTACATACGGAAATATGGAAATGATCAGGCTCGTCAGCGGAGTTGTCATGGACATGGCGGAAGGGCAAGTGCTTGAAATATCCAAAGTAGGAGACATCATATCCGAAGAGGAGTACTTCCAGATTATTGACGGAAAGACGGGAGTTCTTTTCGGTGCGTGCTTTGGTGTGGGAGCGATGAGCGGGGAGTGCGGAGACTGGAGGGAGCTGTATGAAGCTGGTTTGAGGCTCGGAAGGGCGTTTCAGTTAATAGACGACGCCCTTGATTACGAAGGGGATCCGAAGGTTTTAGGGAAGCCCGTAGGAAACGACCTAAGAGAAGGAAAGTGCACGTATCCACTTATATCCGTTCTGGACAATCTGGACAGGGAAGAGGTAAAGAGAGTTTTAAGAGGACTTGAAGACTCAGAAAAACTCAGGAAGAAAGTGGTGGAACTGGGCGGAGTGGAAAAGACGAAAGAAAGGGCTAAGGAAGAGCTAAAGGTGGTTAAAGAGATAATATCAAAGTATCCCGAGAACGAGTACAAAAGGGAGATACTGAAGTTAATAGACTTCGTGGTTGAGAGGAAAGCTTAA
- a CDS encoding iron-sulfur cluster assembly scaffold protein, which yields MSFEYNEKVLDHFLNPRNVGVLEDANGVGQCGNPACGDAMLFTIKVNPENDVIEDVRFKTFGCGSAIAVSSMLTEMVKGKPIQYALNLTYKDIFEELGGLPPQKIHCTNLGLETLHVAIKDYLMKQGRVEEASKIPDCYEEEEEQEESKEFEFLSGT from the coding sequence ATGAGCTTCGAATACAATGAGAAGGTTCTTGATCACTTCTTGAACCCGAGGAACGTTGGTGTTCTTGAAGATGCAAACGGTGTAGGACAGTGTGGTAACCCCGCTTGCGGAGACGCAATGCTCTTTACTATAAAAGTTAATCCTGAAAACGACGTTATAGAAGACGTAAGGTTTAAGACCTTCGGTTGCGGTTCTGCGATAGCGGTAAGCTCTATGCTCACAGAAATGGTAAAGGGGAAACCCATACAGTACGCCCTAAACCTCACCTATAAAGACATATTCGAAGAACTCGGAGGACTGCCACCCCAAAAGATACACTGCACTAACCTTGGACTCGAAACGCTCCACGTTGCTATAAAGGACTACCTCATGAAGCAGGGTAGAGTAGAGGAAGCTTCCAAGATACCCGACTGCTACGAAGAAGAGGAAGAACAAGAAGAAAGCAAGGAGTTCGAATTCCTGTCCGGAACGTAA